The Oreochromis niloticus isolate F11D_XX linkage group LG4, O_niloticus_UMD_NMBU, whole genome shotgun sequence DNA segment gagtatatttatatatttgcaCCTGTATGTTTACTACTGACTGTGTGTTTTAGATGTTTTAgataaaatccaaaataaattcaaacttgctGCCGTACAGTAAATCTaccctggaaaaagagcagttcaaagaaatcattaaaattcCAGAATTACCAGGATATTCGCGCCCATGATGAGTGGATCTAAACGTTTGATAACAACTGTATGTATATAAGATTTTTCCCAGTTTAACCCATTTATCTTACATATGAAGTGACACCACAAGtcgctttctttctctcccagCTTCAGTAATGCCCCCTGCTCCTTCCGAGAAGACGCTTTGCTCTGGCTCGGATTTCTCTTCCAAAGCCGTTCTGTGTCTGATTGAGGCCGTCGGGCGTCGCTGGGGTCTCTATGAGACTCGGGAACGCTCGCAGCTCTTCCAGAGTGTTCAAGAGGAGATGGCCTCCAAGGGGCACATACTGCCTGTTGAGAAAATCCGTCGCAAGTGGAACAACCTCATTGTGACATACAAGAGGGTTAAAGACCGCAGCCGGGAGACGGGACATGCTAAGACGTCTTGGGAGTTCTTTGATGTGAGTCTAACGGGAAGACAAACCTGGGGACAAAAAATAGTTGCTGACATTTTGTACTGATTTAAGTAAACCTCACAGCTGGACATAGTTGCTATGAATTTTTTCTAgccctctttcttttctccttatacacacatatatatatatatatatatatatatatatatatatatatatatatatatatatacacacacacacacacacacacacacacacacatatatatatatagagatatatatatatatatatatagatattaaAAAATGGTGCAGAAAGAAGAGACAGCTGCTTTATATATTTTGGAAGGTGTGGTCGATGGAGAGTACAGGCCTAGTCTAAGCATGGGCTCCACTAGACCTCTCAGACTAGGACACCTTCTGGTCTGTAGCCATGCAGCCTCATATGCAACAAACTGTGATGCACTGTGTATTCTGACACCTTTCTATCAGAATTAGTATTaacttttttttgcaatttgagCTACAGTAGCTCATCTGTTGGATCAGACCACATGGGCCCAGCTTTCATTCCCCACCTGATCAGTGCCCCTTGGCTGCCCATGACCCTGTCACTCCCAAATCCTTACTCTTGCCCATTTGAAAAACTGTATCATAAAGAGTGGTACTGAATTTATACAGTTTTTAATACCATAAGAGAACTGAGTCAATATAGAGATGGAAAGACTTTAAGGACCTCACAGGGTTAAATGACGAATAGTTCTTGTACAGGGATGTTTAATCTGAACAACTGTGAGGAAGTACAGCAGAAATAGCTAGGATTATAACATAAAGTAACAAGATTTAATGTCAGCCTAAGACAGCATACGGTTACATTGTTAACTAGTATTTGTAAGACATGGATTACAATGCTGTTTGATGTATTCATTGATGTACTTTCTCCATAtctttgtgtgtcttgttcCACCCTAGTTGATGGACGCCACCCTCTGCGACACCATTGGCACTCAGATCGTCAACAACAAACGAAACAAAGGCGGCAGCACGGTTTCTACACTGCCTGCTCCTTTGGCTAAGATCGCTGCAAAGCCCCTGCAGCTTCCACAGCCGACATCCACCATCATCCGTCCTAGCAGTGACTTCGCTGCtgttgctggtggtggtggtgtggacTCAGTAGGTCTGGGCTCCAGTGCTGGCAGCGCTGCCAGTACGTCGGTGACTGCAGCGACCATTAGCTCAACTAATGCTCCAGACCTCAAGCCCCTGATCGTCCTCAATGGTGACATTGTTACTACTAGTATTCACCCAGCCACCATTGTGCCAGCTCCTTCTTTTATTTCCTCGCCTTGTTTTACAGAAACAGCCACCACATCCCCTTCCCTCATCTCCGCCAGTAACACAGACCTCAACACACTGGGCTACACGAGCCGCAAAGCTCCATCCATCTCATCAGGTGTCATCCCTTTTCGCCTGAGTACAACATCGCTCACCCAAAGCCAGAATCTCCTCGGCCTCTCCTCTTCATTCCCCCTCACGTCCTCCTGCCTCACTTCCTCTGCTGCCACCTCTTTGTCTACAACAACTGTGTCTGGAACTGAAGGACAGAACCAGAAGGCGAAAGCGGAGCAAGGCGGCTCCACTTTGTTCCAAGAGATTCTGAAGCGACAGGAGGAGCAGGCCTACCTCGATCGAGTGGCTCGCCGCAGGGTTGAAGCCAGAGAGAAGAGGCGGGAGAGGAGGGAGGTGCGAATGTCCGAGTCCCTAGGAAGGATAGCCACGGCCCTGGAGCTGCTCTCCTCCAAACAGGACACAGTCATCGCCCTCCTACAGAGGCTGGCTGATCGGAAATAATCTACGGTGAAAGCCTGGAAAGTAGAATCTCCtgaccttgtttttttttcccacctgaGATCCTCCTTATGAAGCTCTCATGCACTATAATGCTACTTTAATGAGCATAATTTAATATAAATGCGAATTTGACCACCTCCTAAGTAAATAACAGATAAACACAAAGGTGAGTCATTGTTCCGTGCTTTTAAATTGTTGTGCATTGTAAATATGTTAGTTTGCTTCACtaacatcaaataaaaagatTCTTTGGATATGTACCATAAAGCTGTGGTCTTTTGAACACTTTGTCCCCAGATTGCAAGAATAAAATAGCAATTAACTACTAAAAAGTTACAATAAACTTTACATGCAATCAAATCAACCATTAAAATATTATCAAGGCCTAGAAAATCCCCAAACATTCATTTAATAAAGAATCTTAAATGACAACAAGGTTTTAGCTTCATAAGCAGGGCTCTGAATCATCcctgttatttttcatttttaggttTTAACAGGAAATCCTCATAAGCGACCTAACAGATAATCTCAGGTTCCATGTAGGCTTGTAGGATGTTAACTGTATGTGTCTTAAAAGCAAATGTTATGATCACAGAGTCAACCCTAAAATAAAGTACCAGCCAGTAAGATTAGTTGCATCCTGTTAAACATGGCAATGAGTCTGTGTGAGTCTGAATTAGCTGATGTTTCTTGAGGATTTGGAGACAAGATTcatttattcaattcaattcaattcaattttattatataatgctaaatcacaacaacagtcgcctcaaggtgctttatttattcattaatgaATGAAAAAATGACTGCCACCAAGGCATCATTTGATCTTTGGATAATGATTATACCTTTCAGACAAATGTTGCAGTTAAAAATACAATATCTCATTGAAATGTAGCTGAAAAATGAACCATTTACCTGATGTACTCTCAAAATACTACATAGGTCCGGTGTAAGTGTAGTTGATTACTTTTCATTGTTGAAAGTAAATAcgcacattttaatattttcattttacattttgttaaAGGGGTGAATCTATCGAAGTTTTATCCCTGATCAGGACGTTTTATGAAGCATTAAAGTATACTGACCACTAGATGGCGCGCTGAGACCGTTCATTGTATTTCTTCTTAAACCTTTAAAGCGCAATTGTCTTAACACACTTTAGGCTGTTCGTGTGTTTTAGTGATATAAAAATCGCAGTATCATTAAATGTAATACTTTAATTGTTTCCTCGTTTCATTGCTTCTCAGCTTCACTATAAAATACCAACGAATCAAAGTCTACTTCTCAGTCAAAATGAAAGTAATGATATTCTATTTGAAATCATAACTTTATTCCACATTAAGCTGTTATGCAAGAAGTCATCAGATCTTTGATCCCTTGCACAATAAAGGTTTGTCCCATCAGTGACTCTCTATAAGATGCAGGTAGAGTGCCAAGTTCAGAGGTTTATATAAAACAGGTTGGGTGGAAATAGTCTTGGCTCGAAACAGGTAGAAAAATAACACCTATGGACATAGGACTGCGGCCGATTGTTGCTGCTGACCTAATTATTCAGCGTATGTGGACTGGACTGTAACTTGGTGGATGCGGTATTATCCCGGGGCTCCCAGTAGGTGACGTGACTGTAGAGCCCCACCCTCAGTTTAAAACAGAAAGCACTGAGGAAGCTGTGGTGAAAAAAGTTTCACCTAACAGACTCGCTTTGAGATTCAATCAGGACTGTCAGGCCAGCGAGGACAAGTTAGCCGACGTCTACAGTTTTGGTGATACCTCTGTCTTCGTCCACCATGAGCACTCAGGCCGCTGATAGCAAACCTGGTCCAGCAGAAAGTGAGCAGGAGAAGGGTCAGTATGAAATATGGAAATGCTGTTGAGTTAAAAGTTTttagtttattgtttttattctattttttgtATGTCTATGTATTTTTTCCCCTGTGGGTGTAGTTGGTGTAGTTACTAACGCAGCATGTTCTTAATCACGTGTCTACCCTTGTTCAACTGACACAtgtagaaagagaaagagagcagtGTGTGTCATACTGGTGCTTTAGCTGAGCTGTTGGCTATTGCAGTTTATAGGGCTTATTTCAGATGTTTGAAGATTGAAGCCAATATATACAATATGAGATTCCAATGgggagaaaacaaaaccagatgatataattaataataatataattgttaatttttttacagtactttaataaaaataaaattccaaAATGGCAGTGACTCTTTTTATCTGCTTTCTTCCtgtaagtgtgtgtgagtgtgtttaatTAACACACCTACACCAAGTTAGCCAACAGTGATTTTGAGAAGTGCAATTAAGCTATAGTACTGTTAGCCTCTAATGTTCATTTAATGTCTCCATCTGATTCTCGTCCTCCTTATTCCCACTTTTGTGGAGGTCACCTAAGGTCATCCAGCCCCTTTCTTTACTGGTGGTCTAACCTGTGAAAAGGTTGCGAAACATAATATCAGTATTGGATATTGTTTATCATTATCACactcttaaaagtaaaaaactaGGTTAACATATATTAGTTAAAATAAAGTATGCGTTctgtcagagaaaaaaaattatttgctgGAGTAATATAATGTTATGAAGCATGATAGTTAGTGATCCGCAGGCTTTTCATTTTAGCTAAAAACACTTCATTTAATTATAGGCCATTTATAAACAGAATACCTTTAACCCACAAGATGATGCAACAGACCGTAAGACCTTCATTAAGGGCCTGTATGGAAACATTTCCAGTGTTTTGGAAATTTTCGTCACATGAATGGTTGACGTCTGATGACCTCTAGAAacttttattaatatatttaaaatgatagtggcacaaacgaaaatttttgcagcacaaacgtttgacaccattcttgttgcatttgaagAAGGTGGGATGGGGGGTTTTGAGCAAGTTGCACCTCAATCATAGACTTTCAGTCGCCAACAACAAGACTAAGCTTAAAACCCGGTTCTTTGCCAACAAACCAAATAATTTTGATAAACTGTACcagttctgcaaagaagagcgGTTAAACATTATGCCACACACTTGATGACTACCAAAAGTTTCTAGTTGAGTTGCAACTTGTTAACAAAAGATTAGTAGGCATCTGTTTTCTGAAAAAGTAagataagaaaaaatatttcaacaggcatataaaaacaaaacaagccacATATTGTAACATGAGACGACATACAGTGTATTAATCTTTACTTTTTATTATATTCATCAACAAATGCCAAAATGCTTTGTATTTGCCACAATGTaacaacataataaaaaa contains these protein-coding regions:
- the si:ch1073-357b18.4 gene encoding uncharacterized protein si:ch1073-357b18.4 isoform X1; this translates as MEGDLQGGSNHVAALHVKTEAVDENASALVLGRQESPAPCGDTACRGGGGGEQTAEELADTELQAATTTTPVLLYPVSTERFFTTSGDGKTYLKIAPASVMPPAPSEKTLCSGSDFSSKAVLCLIEAVGRRWGLYETRERSQLFQSVQEEMASKGHILPVEKIRRKWNNLIVTYKRVKDRSRETGHAKTSWEFFDLMDATLCDTIGTQIVNNKRNKGGSTVSTLPAPLAKIAAKPLQLPQPTSTIIRPSSDFAAVAGGGGVDSVGLGSSAGSAASTSVTAATISSTNAPDLKPLIVLNGDIVTTSIHPATIVPAPSFISSPCFTETATTSPSLISASNTDLNTLGYTSRKAPSISSGVIPFRLSTTSLTQSQNLLGLSSSFPLTSSCLTSSAATSLSTTTVSGTEGQNQKAKAEQGGSTLFQEILKRQEEQAYLDRVARRRVEAREKRRERREVRMSESLGRIATALELLSSKQDTVIALLQRLADRK
- the si:ch1073-357b18.4 gene encoding uncharacterized protein si:ch1073-357b18.4 isoform X2; the protein is MEGDLQGGSNHVAALHVKTEAVDENASALVLGRQESPAPCGDTACRGGGGGEQTAEELADTELQAATTTTPVLLYPVSTERFFTTSGDGKTYLKIAPASVMPPAPSEKTLCSGSDFSSKAVLCLIEAVGRRWGLYETRERSQLFQSVQEEMASKGHILPVEKIRRKWNNLIVTYKRVKDRSRETGHAKTSWEFFDLMDATLCDTIGTQIVNNKRNKGGSTVSTLPAPLAKIAAKPLQLPQPTSTIIRPSSDFAAVAGGGGVDSVGLGSSAGSAASTSVTAATISSTNAPDLKPLIVLNETATTSPSLISASNTDLNTLGYTSRKAPSISSGVIPFRLSTTSLTQSQNLLGLSSSFPLTSSCLTSSAATSLSTTTVSGTEGQNQKAKAEQGGSTLFQEILKRQEEQAYLDRVARRRVEAREKRRERREVRMSESLGRIATALELLSSKQDTVIALLQRLADRK